A stretch of Candidatus Omnitrophota bacterium DNA encodes these proteins:
- a CDS encoding NGG1p interacting factor NIF3, with protein sequence MKLIDIYRNAVRKGISKDPRKHSEITQEFNSAKREYKKLKGPDKRAFDTERFVNPYADTRILYGDPQIDIKTIMVGIDMEAPELLVADRLNERGNPVDLVMAHHPEGSAWANLYDVMKLQAAMLAKFGIPKEVGETMLKERMGEVSRSLAPANHLRNVDIARLLDIPYMCCHTPADNHVASYLQKMFDRKKPAKLSDVVAMLKAIPEYADGLKKGAGPRILIGDPDKKAGRIFVDMTGGTEGPKKIFPRLSQAGVGTIVCMHLSEEHFKHAKDEYINVVIAGHIASDAIGLNLLLDELQKMDKGIKIIPCSGFVRVKR encoded by the coding sequence ATGAAACTGATCGACATTTACCGCAATGCCGTGAGAAAAGGCATCTCAAAGGATCCGCGAAAACACTCTGAAATAACGCAGGAATTCAATAGCGCGAAGAGAGAGTACAAAAAACTAAAAGGGCCGGATAAGCGTGCTTTCGATACCGAGCGCTTTGTTAATCCTTACGCCGATACGAGAATTTTGTATGGCGATCCGCAGATAGATATAAAGACCATAATGGTCGGAATCGATATGGAGGCGCCAGAGCTACTTGTCGCCGATAGGCTTAATGAAAGAGGTAATCCGGTAGATCTTGTTATGGCGCATCATCCGGAAGGCTCCGCATGGGCGAATTTGTATGATGTTATGAAGCTCCAGGCCGCAATGCTCGCGAAGTTTGGCATACCTAAAGAAGTCGGTGAGACAATGCTGAAAGAGAGAATGGGTGAGGTCTCCAGATCGCTTGCGCCGGCTAACCATCTAAGGAACGTCGATATAGCGAGGCTGCTCGATATTCCGTACATGTGCTGCCATACTCCGGCCGATAATCATGTCGCCAGCTATCTGCAGAAGATGTTTGACAGGAAGAAACCAGCTAAGCTTTCTGATGTTGTCGCCATGTTGAAAGCTATCCCGGAATATGCTGACGGGCTGAAAAAAGGCGCGGGCCCCAGAATCCTTATAGGCGATCCTGATAAAAAGGCCGGCCGCATATTTGTAGACATGACCGGCGGCACGGAGGGCCCGAAGAAGATATTCCCGCGCTTATCTCAGGCGGGCGTGGGGACGATAGTCTGCATGCATTTAAGCGAAGAGCATTTCAAACATGCCAAGGATGAGTATATCAATGTCGTGATCGCGGGCCACATAGCAAGCGATGCGATAGGGTTGAACCTTCTTCTCGATGAGCTGCAGAAGATGGACAAAGGCATAAAGATAATTCCCTGCTCGGGGTTTGTGCGAGTGAAAAGGTAA
- a CDS encoding CvpA family protein, which yields MDILTRINWVDILIVIIMARISYIALQDGLSHEIFPLIGTVMTAAISMRYYHDLALFIQGIAGIPTQILEVLAFIVLVIGIGLIFKLARFLVDALLKVTWHPFVEKFGGLIFGFLRASVTVSILLTAMSLMPLSYLQYSIKDKSLLGPYFMKIAPEISNKTMWAFPVITK from the coding sequence ATGGATATACTGACCAGAATAAATTGGGTAGACATTTTAATCGTAATTATAATGGCGCGAATAAGTTACATCGCTTTGCAGGATGGACTGAGCCACGAAATATTTCCCCTGATAGGCACTGTAATGACAGCTGCCATAAGCATGCGTTATTACCATGATTTGGCTCTGTTTATTCAGGGTATAGCGGGCATACCCACGCAGATCCTGGAAGTATTGGCTTTTATTGTGTTGGTCATAGGCATAGGACTGATATTTAAATTAGCCCGATTTTTGGTCGATGCGCTTCTTAAAGTGACATGGCATCCATTTGTAGAAAAGTTTGGCGGCCTTATCTTTGGTTTTCTAAGGGCATCGGTTACGGTAAGTATTTTGCTCACGGCAATGTCACTTATGCCGCTTTCATATTTGCAGTATTCGATAAAGGATAAATCCCTTTTAGGCCCTTATTTTATGAAGATAGCTCCGGAAATCTCCAATAAGACAATGTGGGCTTTTCCGGTAATAACGAAATAG